A portion of the Streptomyces erythrochromogenes genome contains these proteins:
- the moaC gene encoding cyclic pyranopterin monophosphate synthase MoaC encodes MSTESRLTHIDEAGAARMVDVSAKDVTTRTARASGRVLVSPRVIELLRGEGVPKGDALATARIAGIMGAKKTPDLIPLCHPLAVSGVKVDLSVADDAVEILATVKTTDRTGVEMEALTAVAVAGLTVVDMVKAVDKGAVITDVRVEEKTGGKSGDWTRS; translated from the coding sequence ATGAGTACCGAGAGCAGGCTCACCCACATCGACGAGGCCGGTGCGGCCCGGATGGTCGACGTCTCCGCCAAGGACGTCACCACCCGGACGGCGCGCGCCAGTGGACGCGTACTCGTCTCCCCCCGGGTGATCGAGCTGCTGCGCGGCGAGGGAGTGCCCAAGGGGGACGCCCTCGCCACCGCGCGCATCGCCGGGATCATGGGGGCGAAGAAGACCCCGGACCTGATCCCGCTGTGCCACCCGCTGGCCGTCTCGGGCGTGAAGGTGGACCTGTCGGTCGCCGACGACGCCGTGGAGATCCTCGCCACTGTGAAGACGACCGACCGCACGGGCGTCGAGATGGAGGCGCTGACCGCCGTCGCGGTCGCCGGACTCACCGTCGTCGACATGGTGAAGGCGGTCGACAAGGGCGCCGTCATCACGGACGTCCGGGTGGAGGAGAAGACCGGCGGCAAGTCCGGCGACTGGACCCGCTCGTGA
- a CDS encoding MerR family transcriptional regulator, which translates to MQAKPVREYRTEELAEAAGIPVRTLRFYRERKLLPPPRREGRIAWYDDHHLARLRTIAGLLERGHTLGGIAELTAAFENGRDVGQLGELLGIGWSEETPVRLTPEELADYFEGEVTPENLAASLDLGYLAVDGDAIVHVSRRLLDVSSALVREGVPLAAVLETGRRVREHADAMALLFTELISDHISPEALTRLRPLAKSVVEAELTMAMDRLLASTAPPSGQAPSS; encoded by the coding sequence ATGCAAGCGAAGCCGGTGCGCGAGTACCGCACCGAGGAGCTGGCCGAAGCGGCCGGCATACCGGTGCGCACCCTGCGCTTCTACCGGGAGCGCAAACTGCTCCCGCCGCCGCGCCGCGAGGGCCGCATCGCCTGGTACGACGACCACCACCTGGCCCGCCTGCGCACCATCGCCGGCCTGCTGGAACGCGGCCACACCCTCGGCGGCATCGCCGAGCTGACCGCCGCCTTCGAGAACGGCCGCGACGTCGGCCAGCTGGGTGAGCTGCTCGGCATCGGCTGGTCGGAGGAGACCCCCGTCCGCCTCACCCCGGAGGAACTGGCCGACTACTTCGAGGGCGAGGTCACCCCGGAGAACCTGGCGGCCTCCCTCGACCTCGGCTACCTCGCCGTCGACGGCGACGCGATCGTCCACGTCAGCCGCCGCCTGCTGGACGTCTCCTCGGCGCTGGTCCGCGAGGGCGTTCCGCTGGCCGCGGTCCTGGAGACCGGGCGCCGCGTCCGCGAGCACGCGGACGCGATGGCGCTGCTGTTCACCGAGCTGATCTCGGACCACATCTCACCGGAGGCGCTCACACGGCTGCGCCCGCTCGCCAAGAGCGTGGTCGAGGCCGAGCTGACGATGGCGATGGACCGCCTGCTGGCGTCCACCGCCCCGCCCTCCGGTCAGGCGCCGAGCTCGTAG
- the sepX gene encoding divisome protein SepX/GlpR: MSSSGLIYAVIVGAWAAYLVPMWLRRQDELNEARPTERFSTAIRLLSGRAGMERRYAKGLRERGDEEAEPHADPDAATETVNSVDADARAIGVSPTRAEPRTAAAEREQRAERARREQRLQVLARRRRTTALLFLVFTAGAVVAAVGGLRYLWAPAAPALLLSAYIAHLRVQERRRYEFTMDRRRAEAAARQLREDRPRRRHPEEGADAAGEPDPAPPVSPQEAGRRALVEQTDHAEWVDQQRERERVPARGDSWEPVPVPLPTYVTAPVAPRATGPVTPDAWSATRSSTAEPTEPRLRAQPAVPAPAPAEDDAPDRTGQRPRGQGRGRTPLFDQYESEDRPRAANE, translated from the coding sequence GTGAGCAGCAGCGGCCTCATCTACGCAGTCATTGTCGGGGCCTGGGCCGCCTACTTGGTGCCCATGTGGCTCCGGAGGCAGGACGAGCTGAACGAAGCCCGTCCGACGGAACGCTTCTCCACCGCCATTCGGCTGCTTTCCGGCCGGGCGGGAATGGAGCGCCGTTACGCCAAGGGGCTGCGTGAGCGCGGTGACGAGGAGGCGGAGCCCCACGCGGACCCGGACGCCGCGACGGAGACGGTCAATTCCGTCGACGCCGACGCCCGGGCCATCGGCGTGTCCCCGACCAGGGCGGAGCCGCGAACGGCGGCCGCCGAGCGGGAGCAGCGCGCGGAGCGGGCCCGGCGCGAACAACGCCTCCAGGTCCTCGCGCGCCGCCGGCGCACCACCGCACTCCTCTTCCTGGTCTTCACCGCCGGCGCGGTCGTCGCGGCGGTGGGCGGCCTGCGCTACCTGTGGGCCCCCGCCGCGCCCGCCCTCCTGCTGAGCGCCTACATCGCCCACCTGCGGGTCCAGGAGCGGCGGCGCTACGAGTTCACCATGGACCGGCGGCGCGCCGAGGCTGCCGCACGGCAGCTGCGCGAGGACCGCCCGCGCCGCCGCCACCCCGAGGAGGGCGCGGACGCGGCCGGCGAACCGGACCCTGCACCACCGGTCTCCCCCCAGGAGGCCGGACGGCGCGCGCTGGTCGAGCAGACCGACCACGCCGAGTGGGTGGACCAGCAGCGCGAGCGCGAACGCGTCCCCGCCCGGGGTGACAGCTGGGAGCCGGTCCCGGTCCCGCTGCCGACGTACGTGACGGCCCCGGTCGCCCCCCGCGCCACGGGCCCCGTGACCCCGGACGCCTGGAGCGCGACCCGCTCCAGCACGGCCGAGCCGACGGAGCCCCGCCTGCGCGCCCAGCCGGCGGTCCCCGCCCCGGCTCCCGCCGAGGACGACGCACCGGACCGGACCGGCCAGCGCCCCCGCGGCCAGGGCCGCGGACGCACCCCGCTGTTCGACCAGTACGAGAGCGAGGACCGCCCGCGCGCCGCGAACGAGTGA
- a CDS encoding CoA transferase: MTIGGERDGGTGQAWEAVGGAPELVERVRFEGAGNLGEGPLPVRELARATVAVCGLAAGELAAVRARGATGDPLPLVVHEAAVAAAFVSERHLRVAGRPTVTFAPLSGFWRAADGWVRTHANYPHHEAALVRALGLTSPAPEALRAAVAGRTAVEVQELVYGAGGLAVAVARRYGDPQPLVETVRTTGERGRVLGGAPPGRPATGVRVLDLTRVIAGPVATRTLGLLGADVLRIDPPGLPEADDAYADTGFGKRSALLDLARAADRAVFEGLLAEADVVVTGYRPGALERHGFGARELLERWPGLVVAELCAWGWRAPQPWAGRRGFDSLVQAGYGIAAACAGPDGTPGVLPAQALDHGTGYLVAAGVMRALAEGGGRGLRFSLAGTGSWLVRGLAGARAEDGAGAPQYAAEPWLRETGSGYGVLRHAASPFGEWAGGPSRWGTDPAVWLPR, translated from the coding sequence ATGACGATCGGTGGGGAACGGGACGGCGGGACGGGGCAGGCCTGGGAGGCCGTCGGTGGTGCACCCGAGCTCGTGGAACGGGTCCGGTTCGAGGGAGCCGGCAACCTCGGGGAAGGGCCGCTCCCGGTGCGGGAGTTGGCGCGCGCCACGGTCGCGGTCTGCGGACTGGCGGCGGGGGAGCTCGCCGCGGTGCGGGCCAGGGGCGCGACGGGGGACCCCCTTCCCCTCGTGGTCCACGAGGCGGCGGTGGCCGCGGCCTTCGTCAGCGAACGCCACCTGAGGGTCGCGGGACGGCCCACGGTGACGTTCGCTCCGCTGTCCGGCTTCTGGCGGGCCGCGGACGGCTGGGTCCGCACGCACGCCAACTACCCGCACCACGAGGCCGCGCTCGTACGGGCGCTGGGGCTGACCTCCCCTGCGCCGGAGGCGCTGCGCGCCGCGGTCGCCGGACGGACGGCCGTCGAGGTGCAGGAACTCGTGTACGGGGCGGGCGGTCTCGCCGTCGCCGTGGCACGGCGGTACGGCGATCCCCAGCCGCTGGTGGAGACCGTGCGCACCACAGGGGAACGGGGACGGGTGCTCGGCGGGGCCCCGCCCGGTCGGCCCGCCACGGGGGTGCGGGTGCTGGACCTGACGCGGGTCATCGCCGGGCCCGTCGCCACGCGCACGCTCGGCCTGCTGGGCGCGGACGTGCTGCGGATCGACCCGCCGGGCCTGCCGGAGGCGGACGACGCGTACGCCGACACCGGCTTCGGGAAGCGGTCGGCGCTGCTGGACCTGGCGCGGGCCGCGGACCGGGCGGTCTTCGAGGGGCTGCTGGCCGAGGCCGACGTGGTGGTGACCGGGTACCGGCCGGGGGCGCTGGAGCGCCACGGGTTCGGGGCGCGGGAGCTGCTGGAGCGGTGGCCGGGGCTGGTGGTGGCCGAGCTGTGCGCGTGGGGGTGGCGGGCGCCGCAGCCGTGGGCCGGGCGGCGGGGCTTCGACTCGCTGGTGCAGGCGGGCTACGGGATCGCTGCCGCGTGCGCGGGGCCGGACGGGACGCCGGGCGTGCTGCCGGCGCAGGCGCTGGACCACGGGACGGGCTATCTGGTGGCGGCCGGTGTGATGCGGGCCCTGGCCGAGGGCGGCGGGCGGGGGCTGCGGTTCTCCCTGGCCGGGACGGGTTCGTGGCTGGTCCGCGGGCTGGCCGGCGCTCGGGCCGAGGACGGTGCCGGGGCTCCGCAGTACGCGGCGGAGCCGTGGCTCAGGGAGACCGGGTCGGGGTACGGGGTGCTGCGGCACGCCGCCAGCCCCTTCGGGGAGTGGGCCGGGGGCCCGTCCCGGTGGGGGACGGATCCGGCCGTCTGGCTCCCGCGGTAG
- a CDS encoding exodeoxyribonuclease III, translating into MLTVTSVNVNGIRAAAKKGFGAWLAGSDADVVCLQEVRAEEGQIPEEVRSPEGWHTVFAAAAVKGRAGVAVYTRRAPERVQVGFGSGEFDTAGRYLEIDLPGVTVASLYLPSGEAGTEKQDEKYRFMGEFLTYLAELKVRAAADGREVVVCGDWNICHQEADLKNWKTNRKNAGFLPEEREWLGKVYTEAGYVDVVRELHPDTEGPYSWWSYRGRAFDNDAGWRIDLQVVTPGLAAKAVKAFVERAETHPERWSDHAPVTVVYELGA; encoded by the coding sequence ATGCTCACTGTGACCTCCGTGAATGTGAATGGGATTCGGGCCGCCGCCAAGAAGGGCTTCGGGGCGTGGCTCGCGGGATCCGACGCCGACGTGGTCTGCCTGCAGGAGGTACGGGCCGAGGAGGGGCAGATCCCCGAGGAGGTGCGCTCTCCCGAGGGCTGGCACACCGTCTTCGCGGCGGCCGCCGTGAAGGGGCGGGCCGGGGTCGCGGTGTACACGCGGCGCGCGCCGGAGCGGGTGCAGGTCGGGTTCGGCAGCGGGGAATTCGACACCGCGGGCCGGTACCTGGAGATCGACCTGCCCGGTGTGACCGTGGCCAGCCTCTACCTGCCCTCCGGCGAGGCGGGCACGGAGAAGCAGGACGAGAAGTACCGGTTCATGGGGGAGTTCCTGACCTACCTCGCCGAGCTGAAGGTGCGGGCCGCCGCCGACGGGCGCGAGGTCGTGGTGTGCGGTGACTGGAACATCTGTCACCAGGAGGCCGACCTCAAGAACTGGAAGACCAACCGCAAGAACGCCGGCTTCCTCCCCGAGGAGCGCGAGTGGCTGGGGAAGGTCTACACGGAGGCCGGCTACGTCGACGTGGTGCGCGAGCTGCACCCCGACACCGAGGGCCCGTACTCCTGGTGGTCCTACCGCGGCCGCGCCTTCGACAACGACGCCGGCTGGCGGATCGACCTCCAGGTGGTGACCCCGGGGCTGGCCGCGAAGGCCGTGAAGGCTTTCGTCGAGCGGGCCGAGACGCACCCCGAGCGCTGGTCCGACCACGCGCCCGTGACCGTCGTCTACGAGCTCGGCGCCTGA
- a CDS encoding MogA/MoaB family molybdenum cofactor biosynthesis protein translates to MNAPRGGEVHSHHAAAAPEAGAAPDGSLGRALVVTASNRASQGVYADKGGPLLAEALEKLGFTVDGPRVVPDGDPVEQALREGVAAAYDVILTTGGTGISPTDRTPDATARVLDYEVPGIPQAIRAEGLAKVPTAALSRGLAGVAGRTLIVNLPGSTGGVRDGLAVLSRILPHAVDQIRGGDHPRPAGPTGSAS, encoded by the coding sequence GTGAACGCCCCGCGCGGCGGGGAGGTGCACAGCCACCACGCGGCGGCGGCGCCGGAGGCCGGCGCGGCCCCGGACGGGTCCCTCGGCAGGGCGCTCGTCGTCACGGCCTCCAACCGGGCCTCGCAAGGCGTGTACGCCGACAAGGGCGGCCCGCTGCTGGCCGAGGCGCTGGAGAAGCTCGGCTTCACGGTGGACGGCCCGCGGGTCGTCCCGGACGGGGATCCGGTCGAGCAGGCTCTGCGCGAGGGCGTGGCCGCCGCCTACGACGTCATCCTGACCACGGGCGGCACCGGGATCTCGCCGACCGACCGCACCCCGGACGCCACCGCCCGGGTCCTGGACTACGAGGTCCCGGGCATCCCGCAGGCCATCCGCGCCGAGGGCCTGGCGAAGGTGCCGACCGCGGCCCTGTCCCGGGGCCTGGCGGGCGTCGCCGGGCGCACCCTGATCGTCAACCTGCCCGGTTCCACGGGCGGGGTGCGCGACGGCCTCGCCGTCCTGTCCCGCATCCTGCCGCACGCGGTGGACCAGATCCGTGGCGGCGACCACCCCAGACCGGCGGGACCCACCGGGAGCGCGAGCTGA
- a CDS encoding GNAT family N-acetyltransferase, with protein sequence MSHGIDFRTVPYDHPDAVKLNDQVQLEYQERYQGEGDATFLDPAMFAPPRGLYIVAYDTTGAPVATGGWRTQEKNDEGYSDGDAELKRMYVVPEARGLGLARRILATLEADARAAGRLRMVLETGDRQPEAIALYLSEGYAPSPKFGFYRFHDSSRCMAKPLQAPAAGTSRQ encoded by the coding sequence ATGTCTCATGGGATCGACTTCCGCACCGTGCCGTACGACCACCCGGACGCGGTCAAACTCAACGACCAGGTGCAGCTCGAATACCAGGAGCGGTACCAGGGCGAGGGCGACGCGACCTTCCTGGATCCGGCGATGTTCGCCCCGCCGCGGGGCCTGTACATAGTGGCGTACGACACGACCGGCGCCCCGGTGGCGACCGGCGGCTGGCGCACCCAGGAGAAGAACGACGAGGGCTACTCGGACGGCGACGCCGAGCTCAAGCGGATGTACGTCGTCCCGGAGGCCCGCGGCCTGGGCCTGGCCCGCCGCATCCTCGCGACCCTGGAGGCGGACGCCCGCGCGGCGGGCCGCCTGCGGATGGTCCTCGAAACGGGCGACCGGCAGCCGGAGGCGATCGCCCTCTACCTCTCCGAGGGCTACGCCCCGTCGCCGAAGTTCGGCTTCTACCGCTTCCACGACTCCAGCCGCTGCATGGCCAAGCCCCTCCAGGCGCCCGCAGCGGGCACCTCCCGGCAGTAG
- the glp gene encoding molybdotransferase-like divisome protein Glp yields MSSSAPQHPRPAGGHRLWSVDEHLADVLGAVRPLEPIELQLLDAQGCVLVEDVTVPVALPPFDNSSMDGYAVRTADVQGASEEFPAVLAVVGDVAAGSGELPTVGPGEAARIMTGAPLPPGAEAVVPVEWTDGGTGGGAAAGMTPASAAPEQAGGEVRVHRAAEARAHVRARGSDVQAGDLALAAGTVLGPPQIALLAAIGRGTVRVRPRPRVVVLSTGSELVQPGEPLTAGTIYDSNSFALAAAARDAGAIAYRVGAVADDADTLRSTIEDQLIRADLLVTTGGVSVGAYDVVKEALSSVGSVPSSGSAGPGEDDVDVDATRIDFRKLAMQPGKPQGFGTIGPDHTPLLALPGNPVSSYVSFELFVRPAIRALMGLPESEVRRPSVRAVLKADKALGSPAGRRQFLRGKYDAESGTVSPVGGSGSHLIAALAHADSLMVVPEDVTSVEPGTELEVVLLG; encoded by the coding sequence TTGAGCAGTTCCGCACCGCAGCATCCACGACCGGCGGGCGGCCACCGTCTGTGGTCCGTGGACGAGCACCTGGCGGACGTCCTCGGGGCCGTCCGGCCGCTGGAGCCGATCGAGCTCCAGCTGCTGGACGCCCAGGGCTGTGTCCTGGTCGAGGACGTCACCGTGCCCGTCGCCCTCCCGCCCTTCGACAACAGCTCCATGGACGGCTACGCCGTCCGCACGGCCGACGTCCAGGGTGCGAGCGAGGAGTTTCCCGCGGTGCTGGCGGTCGTCGGGGACGTCGCGGCGGGCAGCGGTGAGCTGCCCACCGTGGGCCCCGGCGAGGCCGCCCGGATCATGACCGGCGCCCCGCTGCCGCCCGGTGCGGAAGCCGTCGTACCGGTGGAGTGGACCGACGGCGGCACCGGAGGCGGCGCCGCCGCCGGGATGACCCCGGCCAGCGCCGCCCCCGAGCAGGCGGGCGGCGAGGTACGGGTGCACCGCGCGGCCGAGGCGCGGGCGCACGTCCGCGCGCGCGGCAGCGACGTCCAGGCGGGCGACCTCGCCCTCGCGGCCGGGACCGTCCTCGGCCCGCCGCAGATCGCCCTGCTGGCCGCCATCGGGCGCGGCACCGTCCGGGTGCGCCCGCGCCCGCGCGTGGTGGTCCTGTCCACCGGCAGCGAGCTGGTCCAGCCCGGCGAGCCGCTCACCGCCGGCACGATCTACGACTCCAACAGCTTCGCGCTGGCGGCGGCCGCGCGGGACGCCGGAGCCATCGCCTACCGGGTCGGCGCCGTCGCGGACGACGCCGACACCCTGCGCTCCACCATCGAGGACCAGCTGATCCGGGCCGACCTGCTGGTCACCACGGGCGGGGTCAGCGTCGGCGCCTACGACGTGGTCAAGGAGGCGCTCTCCTCGGTCGGCTCGGTCCCGTCGTCCGGTTCCGCCGGCCCGGGCGAGGACGACGTGGACGTGGACGCGACCCGGATCGACTTCCGCAAGCTGGCCATGCAGCCCGGCAAGCCGCAGGGCTTCGGCACGATCGGCCCCGACCACACCCCGCTGCTGGCGCTGCCCGGCAACCCGGTCTCCTCGTACGTCTCCTTCGAGCTGTTCGTGCGCCCCGCGATCCGCGCCCTCATGGGGCTGCCGGAGTCCGAGGTCCGGCGGCCGAGCGTGCGGGCCGTTCTGAAGGCCGACAAGGCACTGGGCTCCCCGGCCGGCCGCCGCCAGTTCCTGCGCGGAAAGTACGACGCCGAGAGCGGCACGGTCAGTCCGGTGGGCGGATCCGGCTCCCACCTGATCGCCGCACTGGCGCACGCCGACTCGCTGATGGTCGTACCGGAAGACGTCACCTCGGTGGAGCCCGGCACCGAGCTGGAAGTGGTCCTGCTCGGCTGA
- a CDS encoding flavin-containing monooxygenase, translated as MRRKAAGMGGKGGREGREHVRVAVIGSGFGGLGAAVRLRREGITDFVVLERADSVGGTWRDNSYPGCACDVPSHLYSFSFAPNPDWPRTFSGQPAIREYLEHVADTFGLRRHIRLDSEVRMMRWDADELHWEIETAQGELTADVVVSATGPLSEPKLPEVPGLAGFPGKVFHSARWDHDYDLSGKRVAMIGTGASAIQIVPAIAPDVERLTLFQRTPPWVMPRTDRAISTVERWLHRQLPFTRAARRGLLWGIRELQVSAFTKRPNQLGLVEALAKANMARSIKDPELRAKLTPSYRIGCKRILLSSEYYPALARPNVDLVASGLKEIRGSVLVAADGTETEVDAIVFGTGFHVTDMPIADRVVGAEGRTLADQWKDGMQSLRGATAAGFPNWMTIIGPNTGLGNSSMILMIESQLNYMADYLRQLGMLGGKVALAARPSAVNKWNRQVQARMERTVWNTGGCTSWYLDANGRNTTVWPGTTGEFRRETRSVDLAEYEVVRTRDRERVPAVAVATAATAATAAGPKPRRSRGSAAGTAATPPAAVPPEPRAADDGGAGLAAGGAGVAEGAA; from the coding sequence ATGAGGCGGAAGGCGGCGGGCATGGGCGGCAAGGGCGGGCGCGAGGGGCGCGAGCACGTACGAGTGGCGGTGATCGGGTCCGGGTTCGGCGGACTCGGGGCCGCCGTGCGGCTGCGGCGCGAGGGGATCACGGACTTCGTCGTACTGGAACGGGCCGACTCGGTCGGGGGAACCTGGCGGGACAACAGCTATCCGGGATGCGCCTGCGACGTCCCGTCACACCTGTACTCCTTCTCCTTCGCGCCGAATCCGGACTGGCCGCGGACCTTCTCCGGGCAGCCCGCCATCCGGGAGTACCTGGAGCACGTCGCGGACACCTTCGGGCTGCGCCGGCACATCCGGCTCGACTCCGAGGTCCGGATGATGCGCTGGGACGCGGACGAGCTGCACTGGGAGATCGAGACCGCGCAGGGCGAGCTGACCGCCGACGTGGTGGTCTCGGCCACCGGGCCGCTGTCCGAGCCGAAGCTGCCTGAGGTGCCCGGACTCGCCGGGTTCCCCGGCAAGGTCTTCCACTCCGCGCGCTGGGACCACGACTACGACCTCTCCGGCAAGCGCGTCGCCATGATCGGTACGGGGGCCTCCGCGATCCAGATCGTGCCGGCCATCGCCCCCGACGTGGAGCGCCTGACGCTCTTCCAGCGGACCCCGCCGTGGGTCATGCCGCGCACCGACCGGGCCATCTCGACGGTGGAGCGCTGGCTGCACCGGCAGCTGCCCTTCACCCGCGCCGCGCGCCGGGGGCTGCTGTGGGGCATCCGGGAGCTCCAGGTCAGCGCCTTCACCAAGCGGCCGAACCAGCTCGGACTCGTCGAGGCGCTCGCGAAGGCCAACATGGCCCGGTCGATCAAGGACCCGGAGCTGCGCGCCAAGCTGACGCCCTCCTACCGGATCGGCTGCAAGCGGATCCTGCTCTCCAGCGAGTACTACCCGGCGCTGGCCCGGCCCAACGTGGACCTGGTCGCCTCCGGGCTGAAGGAGATCCGGGGCTCGGTCCTAGTCGCCGCCGACGGGACCGAGACCGAGGTCGACGCGATCGTCTTCGGTACGGGCTTCCACGTCACGGACATGCCGATCGCCGACCGGGTGGTGGGCGCGGAGGGCAGGACCCTCGCCGACCAGTGGAAGGACGGGATGCAGTCGCTGCGCGGGGCGACCGCGGCCGGCTTCCCCAACTGGATGACGATCATCGGCCCGAACACCGGGCTCGGGAACAGCTCGATGATCCTCATGATCGAGTCGCAGTTGAACTACATGGCCGACTACCTGCGGCAGTTGGGCATGCTGGGCGGGAAGGTCGCGCTCGCCGCGCGCCCCTCCGCCGTGAACAAGTGGAACCGGCAGGTGCAGGCCCGGATGGAGCGGACGGTCTGGAACACCGGCGGCTGCACCAGCTGGTACCTGGACGCGAACGGCCGCAACACGACGGTCTGGCCCGGCACGACCGGGGAGTTCCGCCGGGAGACGCGCAGCGTCGATCTGGCGGAGTACGAGGTCGTGCGCACCCGGGATCGCGAGCGGGTCCCGGCCGTCGCCGTGGCGACGGCCGCGACGGCCGCGACGGCCGCCGGGCCGAAGCCGCGGCGCTCCCGGGGGAGCGCCGCGGGGACCGCAGCTACGCCGCCGGCGGCCGTGCCCCCGGAGCCCCGCGCCGCGGACGACGGCGGGGCCGGCCTCGCAGCCGGCGGGGCCGGCGTCGCCGAGGGCGCCGCGTGA
- a CDS encoding GNAT family N-acetyltransferase: MVLTDGDVTLRPIKLRDQKDWREVNRRNRDWLRPWEATIPPPAPWGPVIQRPTYRQMVRHLRAEANAGRMLPFVIEYQGRLVGQLTVAGITWGSMCAGHIGYWVDRDVAGRGVMPTAVAMAVDHCFRKVGLHRIEVCIRPENGPSRRVVEKLGLREEGLRPRYLHIDGAWRDHLVYAITAEEVPEGLLRRWHRARHAQSPPK, encoded by the coding sequence GTGGTCCTGACCGACGGCGATGTCACGCTCCGGCCGATAAAACTGCGCGACCAGAAGGACTGGCGCGAGGTCAACCGGCGCAACCGCGACTGGCTCCGGCCGTGGGAGGCGACGATCCCGCCGCCCGCGCCGTGGGGGCCGGTGATCCAGCGGCCCACGTACCGGCAGATGGTCCGTCACCTGCGGGCGGAGGCGAACGCGGGCCGGATGCTGCCCTTCGTCATCGAGTACCAGGGGCGGCTGGTGGGCCAGCTGACGGTCGCGGGGATCACGTGGGGCTCGATGTGCGCGGGGCACATCGGCTACTGGGTGGACCGCGACGTGGCCGGCCGCGGCGTGATGCCGACGGCGGTCGCGATGGCCGTCGACCACTGCTTCCGCAAGGTCGGCCTGCACCGGATCGAGGTGTGCATCCGCCCCGAGAACGGGCCGAGCCGGCGCGTCGTGGAGAAGCTGGGCCTGCGCGAGGAGGGACTGCGTCCGCGCTACCTCCACATCGACGGGGCCTGGCGCGACCACCTCGTGTACGCGATCACGGCGGAGGAGGTGCCGGAGGGGCTGCTGCGCCGCTGGCACCGCGCGCGCCACGCGCAGTCCCCGCCGAAATAG
- a CDS encoding alpha/beta fold hydrolase, which produces MSRPAHVTSGPYAPPAARRELVAVSADGAQLHVEVHGDEGAPAVVLAHGWTCSTAFWAAQIRALAATHRVVAYDQRGHGRSPAAREHSTTALADDLVAVLGAALAPGERAVVAGHSMGGMTIMAAAARPEFAEHAAAALLCSTGSSRLVEQATVLPGRAGRVRTRVTGAVLGSRAPLGPVTPVARKVLKYATMGPGSAPDRVEACAAIVHACPTGVRHAWSQVLAGLDLDADVARLTVPTAVIGGTADRLTPVVHARALAAALPNCVGLTELTGMGHMTPVEAPEAVTRAVRELTARYLDTTEKEKTP; this is translated from the coding sequence GTGAGCCGGCCGGCGCACGTCACCTCCGGCCCCTACGCCCCGCCCGCCGCCCGTCGCGAACTCGTCGCCGTCTCCGCCGACGGGGCGCAGCTGCACGTCGAGGTCCACGGGGACGAGGGCGCGCCGGCCGTGGTGCTGGCCCACGGCTGGACCTGCTCCACGGCGTTCTGGGCCGCGCAGATACGGGCCCTGGCCGCCACCCACCGGGTCGTCGCCTACGACCAGCGCGGACACGGGCGCAGCCCCGCCGCCCGGGAGCACAGCACCACCGCGCTCGCCGACGACCTCGTGGCGGTGCTCGGCGCCGCTCTCGCCCCGGGGGAGCGCGCGGTCGTCGCCGGGCACTCCATGGGCGGCATGACGATCATGGCGGCCGCGGCCCGGCCGGAGTTCGCCGAGCACGCCGCCGCCGCGCTGCTGTGCAGCACCGGCAGCTCCCGGCTGGTCGAGCAGGCCACGGTGCTGCCGGGGCGCGCCGGGCGGGTGCGGACCCGTGTCACCGGCGCGGTCCTCGGATCGCGCGCCCCGCTCGGGCCGGTCACGCCCGTCGCCCGCAAGGTCCTCAAGTACGCCACCATGGGCCCCGGCTCCGCGCCCGACCGGGTCGAGGCGTGCGCCGCAATCGTCCACGCCTGCCCCACCGGGGTGCGGCACGCCTGGTCCCAGGTGCTGGCCGGGCTGGACCTGGACGCCGACGTGGCACGGCTGACCGTCCCCACCGCCGTGATCGGCGGCACCGCCGACCGGCTCACCCCGGTCGTCCACGCCCGCGCGCTCGCCGCGGCGCTGCCGAACTGCGTGGGCCTCACCGAGCTCACCGGCATGGGGCACATGACCCCGGTCGAGGCTCCCGAGGCCGTCACCCGGGCCGTTCGCGAGCTGACCGCGCGCTATCTCGACACCACCGAGAAGGAGAAGACACCGTGA